A genomic stretch from Physeter macrocephalus isolate SW-GA chromosome 12, ASM283717v5, whole genome shotgun sequence includes:
- the POU3F3 gene encoding POU domain, class 3, transcription factor 3 — AAAAAAAAAAAHLPSMAGGQQPPPQSLLYSQPGGFTVNGMLSAPPGPGGGGGGGAGGGAQSLVHPGLVRGDTPDLAEHHHPHHHHAHAHPPHPHHAQGPPHHGGGGGGAGPGLNSHDPHSDEDTPTSDDLEQFAKQFKQRRIKLGFTQADVGLALGTLYGNVFSQTTICRFEALQLSFKNMCKLKPLLNKWLEEADSSTGSPTSIDKIAAQGRKRKKRTSIEVSVKGALESHFLKCPKPSAQEITNLADSLQLEKEVVRVWFCNRRQKEKRMTPPGIQQQTPDDVYSQVGTVSADTPPPPHHGLQTSVQ; from the coding sequence gccgccgccgccgctgccgccgccgccgccgcgcacCTCCCGTCCATGGCCGGGGGCCAGCAGCCGCCGCCGCAGAGCCTGCTCTACTCGCAGCCCGGGGGCTTCACGGTGAACGGCATGCTGAGCGCGCCcccggggccgggcgggggcggcggcggcggcgcgggcggcggcgccCAGAGCCTGGTGCACCCGGGGCTGGTGCGCGGGGACACTCCCGACCTGGCCGagcaccaccatccccaccaccaccacgcgCACGCGCACCCGCCGCACCCGCACCACGCGCAGGGACCCCCGCAccacggcggcggcggcggcggcgcggggcccGGACTCAACAGCCACGACCCGCACTCGGACGAGGACACGCCGACGTCCGACGACCTGGAGCAGTTCGCCAAGCAGTTCAAGCAGCGGCGCATCAAGCTGGGCTTCACGCAGGCTGACGTGGGGCTGGCGCTGGGCACCCTGTACGGCAACGTGTTCTCGCAGACCACCATCTGCCGCTTCGAGGCCCTGCAGCTGAGCTTCAAGAACATGTGCAAGCTCAAGCCGCTGCTGAACAAGTGGCTGGAGGAGGCGGACTCGAGCACCGGCAGCCCCACGAGCATCGACAAGATCGCGGCGCAGGGCCGCAAGCGCAAGAAGCGGACCTCCATCGAGGTGAGCGTCAAGGGCGCGCTCGAGAGCCACTTCCTCAAGTGCCCCAAGCCCTCTGCGCAGGAGATCACCAACCTGGCCGACAGCCTGCAGCTCGAGAAGGAGGTGGTGCGGGTCTGGTTCTGCAACCGGCGCCAGAAGGAGAAGCGCATGACGCCGCCCGGGATCCAGCAGCAGACGCCTGACGACGTCTACTCGCAGGTGGGCACCGTGAGCGCAGacacgccgccgccgccgcaccACGGGCTGCAGACGAGCGTGCAGTGA